A portion of the Meiothermus sp. Pnk-1 genome contains these proteins:
- a CDS encoding deoxynucleoside kinase: protein MYIAIAGNIGSGKSSLTTLMAKEYGLRPVYEAVDENPYLSDFYADMGRWAFHSQVFFLAKRLKQHLEEVNRHPRVVQDRTVFEDAAIFACNLYRQGYLSERDWQTYQQLYEGIAPALRKPDLLIYIRASLSTLQQRIAKRGREYERRIPTDYLRALNRLYEGWIGDYALSPKLVLEGDRLDFVESPRDRLELIRLLDQRIKNVRAVQERLWPDP from the coding sequence ATGTATATCGCCATCGCCGGCAACATCGGCTCGGGCAAGTCCAGCCTGACCACACTGATGGCCAAGGAGTACGGCCTCCGCCCGGTCTACGAAGCCGTGGACGAAAACCCCTACCTATCCGACTTCTACGCCGATATGGGGCGGTGGGCCTTCCACTCGCAGGTGTTTTTCCTAGCCAAACGGCTCAAGCAGCACCTCGAGGAAGTCAACCGCCATCCGCGGGTGGTGCAAGACCGCACCGTCTTCGAAGACGCCGCCATCTTCGCCTGCAACCTTTACCGTCAGGGGTACCTTTCCGAGCGCGACTGGCAAACCTACCAGCAGCTGTATGAGGGGATCGCTCCCGCTCTGCGCAAACCCGACTTGCTCATCTACATCCGCGCCTCCCTTTCGACCCTCCAACAGCGCATCGCCAAGCGAGGCCGGGAGTATGAGCGACGCATCCCCACCGACTACCTTCGAGCGCTAAATCGGCTCTATGAAGGGTGGATCGGGGATTACGCCCTCTCGCCGAAGCTGGTATTGGAAGGCGACCGGCTGGACTTCGTGGAAAGCCCTCGAGACCGCCTCGAGCTGATCCGCCTCTTGGACCAGCGGATCAAGAACGTGCGGGCGGTACAAGAGCGCCTATGGCCTGACCCCTAA
- a CDS encoding arginine--tRNA ligase, whose amino-acid sequence MQEVLAPLKSALAQALHSLGVDELPEIVLQETPPGREGDYGSPVAFTLARTLRKAPPQIALEIVQRLELPPFVRRAFAVGGYLNFELDPAHLVKAATRPLEPFPPQPGKVLVEHTAVNPNKELHVGHLRNVCLGDAVARILRYAGRQVEVLNYIDDTGRQAADSLFALQHYGLVYDGSKKYDHWVGEAYVRLHRDLEDEANKAQLEPQIAQVLHRLEAGELRAEVDKILRAQLETMLRLGARYDLLVWESDLVREGLLHKALAILEQSPYVLRPSEGKYAGALVIDASAIIPGLEDPYFVLVRSNGASTYYAKDIAFQMWKMGLLQGLRFDPYPGDYPAFTPGRLMYTSTPSGHLQEHTGASETINVIDVRQSHPQMIVRAGLEVAGRHDLAEGAYHLAYETVLLEGKQMSGRKGITVSVDEVLDEAVQRARAIIAEKNPSHPDPQTAAEQIGVGAVRFAMVKTEPKKQIDFRYDQALSFEGDTGPYLQYAHARASSILRKAEEQGVLGEAPDYTQATAYEVGLAKALLRFPDVIREAAASRAPHLLAQYLLDLGAAWNGYYNAKTAEGKPATAVLSAPTGLRGVRLELVKSLKQTLNQGLTLLGLNAPEVM is encoded by the coding sequence ATGCAGGAGGTTTTAGCCCCCCTCAAGTCCGCCCTCGCCCAGGCCCTACACAGCCTGGGCGTAGACGAGTTGCCCGAGATCGTCCTTCAGGAGACCCCACCCGGCAGGGAGGGCGACTACGGCTCCCCGGTGGCGTTTACGCTGGCTCGCACCTTACGCAAGGCTCCGCCCCAGATCGCCCTCGAGATCGTCCAGCGGCTCGAGCTCCCTCCCTTCGTGCGGCGGGCCTTCGCGGTAGGGGGATACCTCAACTTCGAGCTGGACCCGGCTCACTTGGTCAAGGCAGCGACTCGGCCCCTCGAGCCCTTCCCTCCCCAACCGGGCAAGGTGCTGGTCGAGCACACCGCGGTGAACCCCAACAAGGAACTCCACGTCGGCCACCTGCGAAATGTCTGCTTGGGAGACGCGGTAGCGCGCATCCTGCGCTACGCCGGGCGCCAGGTGGAAGTCCTCAACTATATCGACGATACCGGGCGGCAGGCCGCCGACTCGCTCTTCGCCCTACAGCACTACGGCTTGGTCTACGACGGCTCCAAGAAGTACGACCACTGGGTGGGCGAGGCTTATGTGCGCCTCCACCGCGACCTGGAAGACGAGGCCAATAAAGCCCAGCTCGAGCCCCAGATCGCTCAGGTGCTGCACCGGCTGGAGGCCGGAGAGCTGCGGGCCGAGGTGGACAAGATCCTGCGGGCCCAGCTCGAAACCATGCTGCGGCTGGGCGCCCGCTACGACCTCTTGGTGTGGGAATCGGACCTCGTGCGCGAGGGGCTGTTGCACAAAGCGCTGGCCATCCTCGAGCAAAGCCCCTACGTGCTGCGCCCGAGCGAGGGCAAATACGCCGGGGCGTTGGTCATCGACGCCAGCGCGATCATCCCCGGTTTGGAAGACCCCTATTTCGTGCTGGTGCGTTCCAATGGAGCCAGCACCTACTACGCCAAAGACATCGCCTTCCAGATGTGGAAGATGGGGCTGCTGCAGGGGCTCAGGTTCGACCCCTATCCGGGGGACTACCCGGCCTTCACCCCGGGCCGCCTGATGTACACCAGCACCCCTTCCGGCCATCTCCAGGAGCACACCGGGGCCAGCGAGACCATCAACGTCATCGACGTCCGCCAGTCCCACCCCCAGATGATCGTGCGGGCCGGGCTCGAGGTGGCCGGACGGCACGACCTGGCCGAAGGGGCTTACCACCTGGCGTACGAGACGGTGCTGCTCGAGGGCAAACAGATGTCCGGGCGCAAGGGCATCACGGTGTCGGTGGACGAAGTGTTGGACGAAGCGGTACAGCGCGCCCGGGCCATCATCGCCGAGAAAAACCCTTCGCACCCAGACCCCCAGACCGCCGCCGAGCAGATCGGGGTGGGCGCGGTGCGCTTTGCGATGGTCAAGACCGAGCCCAAAAAGCAGATCGACTTCCGCTACGACCAGGCCCTCTCCTTCGAAGGCGACACCGGCCCTTACCTGCAGTACGCCCACGCCCGGGCCAGTTCAATCCTGCGCAAAGCCGAGGAGCAGGGAGTACTGGGCGAAGCCCCCGACTACACCCAGGCTACCGCTTACGAAGTCGGGTTAGCTAAAGCTTTGTTGCGTTTCCCCGACGTGATCCGAGAAGCCGCCGCCAGCCGGGCCCCCCACCTCCTGGCCCAATACCTGCTGGATTTGGGGGCCGCCTGGAACGGCTACTACAACGCCAAAACCGCCGAGGGAAAGCCGGCCACAGCGGTGCTCAGCGCCCCCACGGGCTTACGCGGGGTGCGGCTCGAACTGGTCAAGAGCCTTAAACAAACGCTTAACCAGGGGCTCACTTTGTTGGGTCTTAATGCCCCCGAAGTAATGTGA
- a CDS encoding agmatine/peptidylarginine deiminase: protein MQHLRTPTPRELGFCMPAEWEPHAATWTSWPFDEELWAGYLEPVRQEFAELVQTIARFEPVHLLVRDEEAEEDARKRIGAGNLTCHRLPLDDVWFRDNGPIFVRRGQEVSLVNWKFNAWGNKYEWRLDNEAPEYVAQHLGAAHWDVPVVMEGGSLETNGGGVVLTTRQCLLHPERNPHLNEGQIEGYLRDYLGFAKVLWLEGGLEGDHTDGHIDTIARFVKPTTIVACVEPRASDPNHATLKANLARLKGFTDLEGNPFEVVELPLPQQRLELLGNRLPPTYANFYIGNGFVVVPQYDDPNDALALSILGPLFPGREVIGLRSRALITGGGSFHCVTQQQPAGRIWKGD, encoded by the coding sequence GTGCAGCACTTACGTACCCCTACCCCCCGTGAACTCGGCTTTTGCATGCCCGCTGAGTGGGAACCTCACGCCGCGACCTGGACCAGCTGGCCTTTCGACGAGGAGTTGTGGGCGGGCTACCTCGAGCCTGTTCGTCAGGAGTTTGCCGAACTGGTACAGACCATCGCCCGCTTCGAACCGGTACACCTCCTGGTGCGCGACGAGGAGGCCGAAGAGGACGCCCGCAAGCGCATTGGCGCGGGCAATCTCACCTGCCACCGCCTTCCCCTCGATGACGTGTGGTTCCGCGATAACGGCCCTATCTTCGTGCGGCGCGGCCAAGAGGTGTCTTTGGTTAACTGGAAGTTCAACGCCTGGGGGAATAAGTACGAATGGCGGTTGGATAACGAAGCCCCCGAGTACGTAGCCCAACACCTGGGGGCCGCCCACTGGGACGTACCGGTGGTGATGGAAGGGGGAAGCCTCGAAACCAACGGGGGTGGGGTGGTACTCACCACCCGGCAGTGCCTGCTCCATCCCGAGCGTAACCCTCACCTGAACGAAGGGCAGATCGAGGGGTATCTGCGCGACTACCTGGGCTTTGCGAAGGTGCTGTGGCTGGAGGGCGGGCTCGAGGGCGACCACACCGATGGGCACATCGACACCATCGCCCGCTTTGTCAAGCCCACCACCATCGTCGCTTGCGTAGAACCGAGGGCCTCCGACCCCAACCACGCCACCTTAAAGGCCAACCTCGCCCGGCTGAAAGGCTTTACCGACCTCGAGGGCAACCCCTTCGAGGTCGTAGAATTGCCTTTGCCGCAACAGCGGCTCGAGCTGCTGGGCAACCGCCTGCCACCCACCTATGCCAACTTCTACATCGGCAACGGTTTCGTGGTGGTGCCGCAGTACGACGACCCCAACGATGCGCTAGCCCTCTCCATCTTGGGCCCCTTGTTCCCCGGTAGAGAGGTCATCGGGCTCAGGAGCCGCGCCCTTATCACCGGCGGGGGAAGCTTCCACTGCGTGACCCAGCAGCAGCCCGCGGGCAGGATCTGGAAAGGGGATTAA
- a CDS encoding S1C family serine protease: MHRIPLLPFALATVVAAAAWWALAQPTPRLTTPDEIARVEVLRRSLPGVVLVQGIAQDPTTGNEGPVTGSGFFYSPSRIVTNYHVVSGLRDLRVTLNDGREFPAEIVALDRGIDVAILGVRGVVAPATLAWGSSQSLPPGLSVLVIGSPFGQRNLASTGMLAGIAPLSAASDNPEVGQEIGDVLYIDSRTEQGNSGGPVLDLQGRVIGLMDAVLAGASGIGGYGVAIPADLVRQSIQDLERFGVPQRGWLGASLVDLGDLDPLLLRGVGLVSSQGSMVDKIERGSPAANAGLRAAQRDARGRLVNLGDIILAINNKAVKNKAEVTQTIARFRPGDRVKLIVWREGRKIEITLTMIARR, encoded by the coding sequence ATGCACCGGATTCCCCTGCTCCCCTTCGCGCTCGCCACTGTGGTAGCCGCGGCGGCCTGGTGGGCCTTGGCCCAGCCAACCCCCCGGCTCACCACCCCAGATGAGATCGCCCGGGTCGAGGTCTTGCGCCGCAGCCTGCCGGGAGTGGTGCTAGTCCAGGGAATCGCCCAAGACCCGACCACCGGCAACGAAGGCCCCGTCACGGGTTCCGGTTTCTTTTATAGCCCCAGCCGGATCGTAACCAATTACCACGTGGTCAGCGGGTTACGCGACCTGCGCGTAACCCTTAACGATGGCCGCGAATTCCCCGCGGAGATCGTGGCCCTTGATCGCGGTATTGACGTGGCCATCCTGGGGGTGCGAGGAGTGGTGGCCCCGGCCACCTTGGCGTGGGGAAGCTCGCAGAGCCTCCCTCCGGGGCTGAGCGTTTTGGTCATCGGCAGCCCCTTTGGGCAGCGCAATCTGGCCTCCACCGGCATGCTGGCCGGCATCGCTCCCCTCTCTGCCGCATCGGACAACCCTGAAGTCGGCCAAGAAATAGGGGATGTGCTGTATATCGACTCCCGTACCGAGCAGGGCAACTCCGGCGGCCCGGTGCTAGATTTGCAGGGCCGGGTGATCGGCCTGATGGACGCGGTGCTGGCCGGGGCCAGCGGGATCGGTGGCTACGGGGTAGCCATACCCGCCGACTTGGTACGCCAGAGCATCCAAGACCTCGAGCGTTTCGGGGTGCCCCAGCGCGGTTGGCTAGGGGCCAGCCTGGTGGACCTGGGAGATCTGGACCCCCTGCTGTTGCGGGGGGTGGGGCTGGTCTCATCCCAAGGCAGCATGGTCGACAAGATCGAGCGGGGTAGCCCCGCAGCCAACGCGGGGCTGCGGGCGGCGCAGCGCGATGCGCGGGGCCGGCTGGTCAACCTAGGCGACATCATCCTGGCCATCAACAACAAGGCGGTGAAGAACAAGGCCGAGGTCACCCAGACCATCGCTCGCTTCCGCCCCGGCGACCGGGTAAAGCTCATCGTCTGGCGCGAGGGGCGCAAGATCGAAATAACGCTGACCATGATCGCCCGGCGCTAG
- the ligA gene encoding NAD-dependent DNA ligase LigA produces MELADDRLTEAQRRIHQLREEIRYHNYRYYVLDDPVISDAEYDRLLGELKELEARYPKLITPDSPTQTVGPGKIETSFATVTHPTPLYSLDNAFGPEDIRLFEERIARGLGMPAPFTYTLEYKIDGLSVNLYYEEGTLVWGATRGNGQVGEDVTLNLMAVEGIPYRLRGAPPRLEVRGEVYLPIEAFLRLNAELEEQGSSPFKNPRNAAAGSLRQKDPRVTARRGLKAVLYSIGLGLAESGVRSQGELLEYLKHRGFAVEPHYQKAVGWRAVEETYQQMLAKRRQLPYEADGVVVKLDDLRLQADLGFTAKSPRWAIAYKFPAEEKSTRVLGVEFTVGRTGRITPVANLEPVEIEGSTVSRVVLHNESYLEELDLHYGDQVLIHKAGGVIPEVLRVLSEARPEGAVKVTYPTRCPECGTPLVLEGKIHLCPNPLCPAKAYEAILHYASRGAMDIQGLGDKLVAKLLAEGLVRDPSDLYRLSKEQLVGLERMGEKSAQNLIDQIEASKDRGLERLLFALGIPQVGATLARTLARRFGHLDRLLAASVQDLDDVEDVALPTAERIYQTLHQKDMLAYIERLRAAGVSFEAKEKPQGDKLKGLTFVLTGELSRPREEILRRLEALGAKVSSSVSKKTSYVVAGEGAGSKLQKARELGVPVLDETSLEALLSRR; encoded by the coding sequence ATGGAACTGGCCGACGACCGCCTCACCGAAGCCCAGCGCCGAATCCACCAGCTGCGCGAAGAGATCCGCTACCACAATTACCGCTACTATGTTCTCGATGATCCGGTGATCTCTGACGCCGAGTACGACCGGCTGTTAGGGGAACTGAAGGAACTCGAGGCCCGCTACCCAAAACTCATCACCCCCGATTCTCCCACCCAGACCGTGGGGCCCGGTAAGATCGAGACCAGTTTTGCTACCGTTACCCACCCCACCCCGCTCTATTCGCTCGACAACGCCTTTGGCCCCGAGGATATACGGCTTTTCGAGGAGCGCATCGCCCGCGGCCTGGGGATGCCGGCCCCTTTCACCTACACCCTCGAGTACAAGATCGATGGCCTCTCGGTGAACCTCTACTACGAGGAGGGAACCCTGGTATGGGGGGCCACCCGGGGCAACGGCCAAGTTGGGGAGGACGTGACCCTCAACCTGATGGCCGTGGAGGGGATCCCCTACCGGCTCCGGGGGGCTCCGCCACGGCTTGAGGTGCGGGGGGAAGTCTACTTGCCCATCGAGGCCTTCCTCAGGCTAAATGCTGAGCTCGAGGAGCAGGGTTCATCTCCCTTCAAAAACCCCCGCAATGCCGCTGCTGGGTCCTTGCGGCAAAAAGACCCCCGCGTCACCGCCAGGCGCGGGCTCAAGGCTGTGCTGTACTCCATAGGCCTGGGCCTGGCCGAGTCCGGGGTACGCTCGCAGGGCGAGTTGCTAGAGTACCTGAAGCACCGGGGCTTCGCTGTGGAGCCGCACTACCAAAAAGCCGTGGGCTGGCGCGCCGTAGAAGAAACCTACCAGCAGATGCTCGCCAAGCGCCGCCAACTCCCCTATGAGGCCGATGGAGTGGTGGTCAAGCTGGATGATCTTCGCTTGCAAGCCGACCTCGGTTTTACCGCCAAGAGCCCGCGCTGGGCCATCGCCTACAAGTTCCCTGCGGAGGAGAAGAGTACCCGGGTGCTGGGGGTGGAGTTCACCGTGGGCCGCACCGGGCGCATCACCCCGGTGGCCAACCTCGAGCCGGTGGAGATCGAAGGCTCCACGGTCTCGCGGGTGGTGCTGCACAACGAGAGCTACCTAGAAGAACTCGACCTGCACTATGGGGATCAAGTGCTCATCCACAAAGCCGGGGGGGTGATCCCCGAGGTGCTGCGGGTCCTCTCCGAGGCACGGCCAGAAGGAGCGGTCAAAGTCACTTACCCCACCCGCTGCCCGGAATGCGGTACGCCGCTGGTGCTCGAGGGTAAAATCCACCTCTGCCCCAACCCGCTCTGCCCGGCCAAGGCCTACGAGGCTATCCTGCACTACGCCAGCCGGGGAGCCATGGATATCCAGGGTCTGGGCGACAAGCTCGTGGCCAAACTGCTGGCCGAGGGGTTGGTTCGCGACCCCAGCGATCTCTACCGGCTCAGCAAGGAGCAGTTGGTGGGCCTCGAGCGTATGGGCGAGAAGAGCGCGCAAAACCTGATCGACCAGATCGAGGCCAGCAAAGACCGGGGGCTCGAGCGGTTGCTTTTTGCTCTGGGTATCCCCCAGGTGGGCGCTACCTTAGCCCGCACCCTGGCGCGGCGCTTCGGGCATCTGGACCGGCTGCTTGCGGCCAGCGTGCAAGACCTCGACGACGTGGAGGATGTGGCCCTGCCCACCGCCGAGCGCATCTATCAGACCCTGCACCAAAAAGACATGCTAGCCTACATCGAACGGCTGCGGGCCGCCGGGGTGAGCTTCGAGGCCAAGGAGAAACCCCAAGGAGATAAGCTCAAAGGGCTTACCTTCGTGCTCACCGGGGAGCTTTCCCGGCCCAGGGAGGAGATCCTCCGCCGCCTGGAAGCTTTGGGTGCCAAGGTTTCTTCGTCGGTGAGCAAGAAAACCAGCTATGTGGTGGCGGGAGAGGGGGCAGGGAGCAAACTGCAAAAAGCCCGGGAGTTGGGGGTGCCAGTGCTCGACGAGACCAGCCTGGAGGCGCTTCTTTCGCGGCGCTAG
- a CDS encoding deoxynucleoside kinase — translation MYIAIEGVIGVGKTTLARLLAERLGAERLLEVVEENPFLPLFYQDPTRYAFKVQVFFLLSRYKQLLPLAQPALFSRGVVADYLFDKDAIFASLNLSGAEWELYADLYRHLSPRIPTPDLTVYLRAPLPVLLERIRRRGRPFEQQIDHGYLEQLGQSYDRHFATYPHPLWIVEADQLDYAYDEADQDWIVRQVQQRLGGIPQATGN, via the coding sequence ATGTATATCGCGATCGAAGGCGTGATCGGGGTGGGCAAGACCACCCTTGCTCGGCTGCTAGCCGAACGTTTAGGCGCGGAAAGGCTGCTCGAGGTGGTGGAGGAAAACCCCTTTCTACCGCTGTTTTATCAAGACCCTACCCGCTACGCTTTTAAGGTACAGGTCTTTTTTTTGCTCTCACGCTACAAACAGCTCCTGCCGCTGGCCCAGCCGGCGCTTTTTAGCCGGGGGGTGGTGGCGGACTATCTCTTCGACAAGGACGCTATCTTTGCCTCGCTGAACCTCAGCGGGGCAGAGTGGGAGCTCTACGCCGACCTCTACCGTCACCTCTCCCCCCGCATCCCCACCCCCGACCTCACCGTGTACCTGCGGGCACCGCTGCCGGTGCTGCTGGAGCGCATCCGCCGTCGGGGCCGCCCTTTTGAGCAGCAGATCGATCACGGCTACCTCGAGCAGCTGGGCCAATCCTACGACCGGCACTTCGCCACCTACCCACACCCCTTATGGATCGTCGAGGCCGATCAGCTCGATTACGCCTACGACGAGGCGGACCAAGACTGGATCGTCCGCCAGGTGCAGCAGCGCTTAGGGGGGATCCCCCAGGCGACCGGGAACTAG
- a CDS encoding G8 domain-containing protein, producing the protein MKLHLSARVACFWRILLPLSLGIALALLITACYQPSPPKVQTVKWSAQPEWNRAGAQVTIPSGTTAILDQSPPPLRSLTVEGSLIFDPSAREKLVLQADWIMVHGGRLEIGTAEHPFPGQAEIVLTSNNPQDNLEHMGIKMGAKALAVMGGVVEMHGRPLNPSWTRLAVTAVKGATSITLAQPVDWPVGAEIVITSTDHYGWAAGINPANPRSEKAIVRAVNGPSVELERPLSFAHWGAEANEVPEYAEVGLLSRNIVVRSDEKAKDPASAAYQKGGHVMIMAGSQARFDWVEFRNMGQKSTFGRYPVHFHQVSDQGEGSYVKNSSIRESFNRCLVIHGTNQLLVEHNVAFDTLGHCFFLEEGSEVKNTLQGNLAVLVRPLKSSPEERLIPSDSEPAAFWITNPDNPIVGNVAVEADVGFWYALPYRPIPFGRGTQNLTWMDTIYPRRTPLAGFEGNVAHSNMSDGLFVDSGLKSNLCANTASRNTCKDHNAPAQLDDETTSFDPRQHPSLTSSSGNLENDPSKNPRVWAEFKDFVAYKNGRRGVWLRGTYHKLVNPKLADNAIGATFASNLSYLEGGLIVGESANNLTKISGLWTTGLVGFEHYDGHVGASGTVFRNFSGTQRREVYCGSAKTTITTRNAAIGTLRWTSFGLSGQNFIQNVTFDNANPVNYDDPPEPCFDSINNREDPHDGYRSAVFYDPTGSVSGAAGSSVVVKNDFLVNGNCSLNPNWNAYVCGPANLYATLSISNEQASPAALAGTDPSSPLTVTRDAGPQTKLWGTPRDGLSAPNTYFETRLIAKRGDSSANDYTYRVNFGTANRSAKLRVGLNYRRLPDGSFPAGTAGSWVIVGVPVPSGPVWVYRNYYFSEQYNPSTPVASLDALRADASGKAFYREGDVVYLKLSLRQQDLDKAGDYGASVNYHLCSTLECK; encoded by the coding sequence ATGAAATTACACCTCAGCGCACGGGTAGCTTGTTTTTGGAGGATTTTGCTGCCCCTAAGCCTGGGTATCGCCTTGGCCCTCCTCATCACCGCCTGTTATCAGCCATCCCCCCCCAAGGTCCAAACGGTGAAATGGTCGGCGCAGCCGGAGTGGAATCGGGCAGGGGCGCAGGTGACCATCCCCTCGGGAACCACCGCCATCCTGGACCAAAGCCCTCCCCCCCTGCGCAGCCTGACGGTAGAAGGGAGCCTCATCTTCGACCCGTCTGCCCGGGAGAAGCTAGTGCTCCAGGCGGATTGGATCATGGTGCACGGCGGGCGGCTCGAGATCGGCACCGCCGAGCATCCCTTCCCCGGCCAGGCCGAGATCGTCCTGACCAGCAACAACCCCCAGGACAACCTCGAGCACATGGGCATAAAGATGGGGGCCAAAGCCCTGGCGGTGATGGGCGGGGTGGTGGAGATGCACGGCAGACCGCTCAACCCGAGCTGGACCCGCCTCGCTGTCACCGCCGTCAAGGGCGCTACCTCGATCACCCTGGCGCAGCCGGTGGACTGGCCGGTCGGCGCGGAGATCGTCATCACCTCCACCGATCACTACGGCTGGGCGGCGGGCATCAACCCGGCCAATCCCCGCAGCGAAAAGGCCATCGTCAGGGCAGTAAACGGCCCCTCGGTCGAACTCGAGCGCCCGCTCAGCTTCGCCCACTGGGGGGCCGAGGCCAACGAGGTCCCGGAGTACGCCGAGGTGGGGCTTCTCTCGCGGAATATCGTGGTGCGCAGCGATGAGAAAGCCAAGGACCCAGCCAGCGCCGCTTACCAAAAGGGTGGGCATGTGATGATCATGGCGGGCTCGCAGGCCCGCTTCGACTGGGTCGAGTTCCGCAACATGGGGCAAAAGAGCACCTTCGGGCGCTACCCGGTGCATTTCCACCAGGTCTCCGACCAGGGCGAGGGCTCTTATGTGAAGAACTCTTCGATCCGCGAGAGCTTTAACCGCTGCTTGGTCATCCACGGCACCAACCAGCTCCTGGTCGAGCACAACGTGGCCTTTGACACCCTGGGCCACTGCTTCTTCCTCGAGGAGGGCTCCGAGGTCAAGAACACCCTCCAGGGCAACCTAGCGGTGCTGGTGCGTCCGCTCAAGAGCAGCCCCGAGGAGCGGCTGATCCCTTCGGATAGCGAGCCCGCGGCCTTTTGGATCACCAACCCCGACAACCCCATCGTTGGCAACGTGGCGGTGGAGGCCGATGTAGGCTTCTGGTACGCCCTCCCCTACCGACCCATCCCCTTCGGGCGGGGCACCCAAAACCTCACCTGGATGGACACCATCTATCCCCGCCGCACCCCTCTGGCGGGGTTCGAGGGCAACGTGGCCCACTCCAACATGAGCGACGGGCTATTCGTGGACTCGGGCCTCAAGAGCAACCTCTGTGCCAACACCGCCTCGCGCAACACCTGCAAGGACCACAACGCCCCGGCTCAGCTCGACGACGAGACCACCAGCTTTGACCCCCGGCAACACCCCAGCCTGACCAGCTCGAGCGGAAACCTGGAGAACGACCCCAGCAAAAATCCCCGGGTCTGGGCCGAGTTTAAGGACTTCGTGGCCTACAAAAACGGGAGGCGAGGAGTGTGGCTGCGCGGGACGTATCACAAGCTGGTGAACCCCAAGCTGGCCGATAACGCCATCGGGGCCACCTTCGCCTCCAACCTCAGCTACCTCGAGGGGGGCCTCATCGTGGGAGAGAGCGCCAACAACCTCACCAAGATCAGCGGGTTGTGGACCACCGGCCTAGTCGGCTTCGAGCACTATGACGGCCACGTGGGGGCCAGCGGGACGGTGTTTAGAAACTTCAGCGGAACCCAGCGGCGTGAGGTGTACTGTGGCAGCGCTAAGACCACCATCACCACCCGCAACGCCGCCATCGGCACCTTGCGCTGGACCAGTTTCGGCCTGAGCGGGCAGAACTTCATCCAAAACGTCACCTTCGACAACGCCAACCCAGTCAACTACGACGACCCCCCGGAGCCTTGCTTCGACTCCATCAACAACCGCGAAGACCCCCACGACGGCTACCGCTCGGCGGTGTTCTACGATCCCACGGGCAGTGTGAGCGGCGCTGCAGGCAGTTCGGTGGTGGTGAAGAACGACTTCCTGGTGAACGGCAATTGTTCCTTGAACCCGAATTGGAACGCCTACGTCTGTGGCCCGGCCAACCTCTACGCCACCCTCTCCATCAGCAACGAACAAGCCAGCCCCGCTGCCCTAGCCGGGACCGACCCCTCAAGCCCCCTCACCGTCACCCGCGACGCCGGCCCCCAGACCAAGCTCTGGGGCACGCCCCGCGACGGGCTGAGCGCGCCGAATACCTACTTCGAGACCCGCCTGATCGCCAAGCGGGGGGACTCGAGTGCCAACGATTACACCTACCGGGTCAACTTCGGTACCGCCAACCGCAGCGCCAAGCTCCGGGTAGGGCTCAACTACCGCCGCCTCCCGGATGGCAGCTTCCCAGCAGGCACGGCGGGCTCCTGGGTGATCGTGGGGGTTCCGGTTCCTAGTGGGCCGGTCTGGGTCTACCGCAACTACTACTTCAGCGAGCAGTACAACCCGAGCACCCCGGTCGCCAGCCTGGACGCCCTCCGCGCCGATGCCAGCGGCAAGGCCTTCTACCGCGAAGGAGATGTGGTGTACCTCAAGCTCTCTTTGCGCCAGCAGGACCTCGACAAGGCCGGAGACTACGGGGCAAGCGTCAACTATCACCTGTGCAGCACGCTCGAGTGCAAGTAA